From one Streptomyces sp. N50 genomic stretch:
- a CDS encoding response regulator transcription factor, with protein sequence MIRVLVVEDMQVVREGLVALLDGEFGIEVVGYAANSYETLGMVGPAEPDVAVLDIDLPGMDGLALARELPKHVPACRIVMLTAMDRAAHVQRAFDAGASGFLLKTVSSKELAQAVRTVAAGGRVIRPPELAEAAGTATPLTTREAEVLRLAAGGADTRSIAADLFLGVGTVRNRLSAAVGKLRARTVVDAIRVAEHHGWI encoded by the coding sequence ATGATCCGGGTGCTCGTTGTGGAAGACATGCAAGTTGTCCGAGAGGGCCTGGTCGCTCTCCTCGACGGCGAGTTCGGCATCGAGGTCGTCGGGTACGCGGCCAACTCATACGAGACCCTGGGCATGGTGGGACCTGCCGAACCGGACGTGGCTGTGCTGGACATCGATCTGCCTGGCATGGATGGGCTGGCCTTGGCGCGTGAACTGCCCAAGCACGTCCCGGCCTGCCGAATTGTGATGCTGACTGCTATGGACAGGGCCGCCCATGTGCAGCGTGCCTTCGATGCCGGTGCCTCGGGGTTCTTGCTGAAGACGGTCTCTTCCAAGGAGCTCGCTCAGGCAGTGCGCACGGTCGCTGCCGGGGGCCGTGTGATCCGGCCACCGGAACTCGCCGAGGCGGCGGGGACGGCGACTCCTCTGACGACGCGTGAGGCGGAAGTGCTCAGACTCGCCGCGGGCGGCGCGGACACGCGGTCGATCGCTGCTGATCTTTTCCTGGGCGTGGGTACGGTTCGCAACCGTCTGTCGGCCGCGGTGGGAAAGCTACGCGCGCGCACCGTCGTGGATGCGATTCGGGTCGCCGAGCACCATGGGTGGATCTAG
- a CDS encoding sensor histidine kinase, with product MRMTQATGVASLSLTVLVTGSLTLLAVDVLAQPLSKGTLITGLILMILLPAVLLGQYAPPPYRLRYRWRWGLLGLQTLLTYLPVLVFEYSWLSLLGFLTGAVLLTVPRPASVVIATLVAASGPLLVNSSLVTTQSSGMSVLVSTVVTGSSVYAVVHLALLAARLQASHSQTARLAEHRERARITQDLHDLLGSSLVSIAVQSERALTHTPSATPGHQALGEIAALARRTHQEMRGITRHRVAAHLHTEIAHAQSLLSRAGIATRTTLPPRLDLAGPLAHCLSAVLREATGNVLQHSQASRCEIEVMTRASLLRLSIDNDGVPPGAEDLGPGSGLTNLRYRVLVLGGTLDTHSRDGHFVITAEFPLDPPMVLGDPNRIHDGARA from the coding sequence ATGCGGATGACTCAGGCCACCGGAGTCGCGTCGCTGTCCCTGACGGTTCTGGTCACGGGCTCGCTCACCCTGCTGGCCGTGGACGTGCTCGCGCAGCCGCTCAGCAAGGGAACGCTGATCACCGGGCTCATCCTGATGATCCTGCTGCCCGCCGTCCTGCTCGGCCAGTACGCCCCTCCTCCGTACCGTCTCCGGTACCGGTGGCGGTGGGGGCTGCTCGGCCTCCAGACGCTGCTCACCTATCTGCCGGTCCTGGTCTTCGAGTACTCCTGGCTCAGCCTCCTCGGCTTCCTCACCGGCGCGGTGCTGCTGACGGTGCCGCGCCCGGCGTCAGTCGTCATCGCGACACTGGTAGCGGCGAGCGGCCCCCTACTCGTGAACAGCAGTCTGGTGACCACGCAAAGCAGCGGAATGAGCGTGCTGGTGTCCACGGTCGTCACCGGCAGCAGCGTCTACGCAGTGGTCCACCTCGCCCTGCTCGCCGCGCGCCTCCAAGCCTCGCACAGCCAGACAGCCCGGCTCGCCGAGCATCGGGAGCGGGCCCGCATCACGCAGGACCTGCACGACCTGCTGGGCTCGTCACTCGTATCCATCGCCGTCCAGAGCGAGAGAGCCCTGACCCACACCCCGAGCGCCACACCAGGTCACCAGGCCCTGGGCGAGATCGCGGCACTGGCACGACGTACCCACCAGGAGATGCGAGGCATCACCAGGCATCGAGTCGCCGCTCACCTGCACACCGAAATCGCACATGCCCAAAGCCTCTTGTCCCGCGCGGGGATCGCCACGCGGACCACACTCCCGCCCCGGCTGGATCTCGCCGGCCCCTTGGCCCATTGTCTGAGCGCCGTACTGCGCGAGGCCACCGGCAACGTGCTGCAGCACAGCCAGGCGTCTCGCTGCGAAATCGAGGTGATGACCCGCGCATCCCTCCTACGGCTGTCCATCGACAACGACGGCGTACCACCCGGCGCGGAAGACCTTGGACCAGGCAGTGGACTGACGAACCTGCGATACCGCGTCCTGGTGTTGGGCGGCACGCTCGACACACATTCCCGTGACGGCCACTTCGTCATCACCGCCGAGTTTCCGCTAGATCCACCCATGGTGCTCGGCGACCCGAATCGCATCCACGACGGTGCGCGCGCGTAG
- a CDS encoding DNRLRE domain-containing protein yields MLLAAESALLVANTGDAVALDFSAQRQEAKAAEPKKPTVVQADDIPSARVAARLSGHRVEALSERTETSTTWADKDGSLTTELAAGPIRFQRDGKWTDVDVQLTETSGGVEPKAHPDGLRLAGRTGTPAASLRAARGAKATDLVTLGDGDQQITLQWKGGLPKPNLDGTRAEYVDAVPGADVVVEATRTGFEQYVEVKERPAEGEYSYTLPMKAKGLKARQLADGSVLFTDKKDKKRAVMPAPVMWDATVDKRSGEHINRAKVGLKVVQKGSSVDLVVTPDAKFLADPDTTYPVTIDPSTSSLSNVFDTYVQQGETVDWSADTELDLGHPGTTNADGTPRTAQSFISWNTSPIQDSLVLDAKLSLWNFHSGNTDCNPYPWEVWSSGAASTSSRWTNRPTMTAKKATSTETRGNAGCASQPDGWINADVTALVQEWASAKATRGHMGIRATSESVFAQWKRVNSANAASNPPKLVVNYNYRPRTGTKQEAGPPYFSYSGAYVVDTTTPTLRDTFVDANGDKVNGTFEVRDAATDTKVGEYLVSPWVPSGQAAEVTVASGVLSDGKAYKFRTSPYDGTHFNVGWSAWKTFTVDTKAPSAPTTITSTDYPSGQWVKGAGQAGTFTVTPPAADHNWLEWSLDGVTWTKVATGGSTANKSLSIVPPKDGTQTLQVRSVDKADNKSEPVEYTFHAGPGGFIQPADGERTARRLPLVAEAEAGKYDAVSFSWRRSEADAWAKIPAGDVTSGGTALTAWPVSMTGGRNAALVWNTTDTVDPDGSTQIKADFTGPGGASGATQPLSVVVDRNADGAAASEVGPGSLNLLTGDYTLSGTDVSVLDMTVTRSASSRTPQGGAAQDGQAAVFGKEWVAGTTAQAVKSDYSELRKTSETSLDVVTADGETLAFSANSAKTGWVPEPGAENLTLKGIFTSGDFTLSDTEGNVTTFSRVNSSAAAWTVSRSLVDGQANSTTEVISEAVTVDGKVLARPKRVIAATSAVTVGACEADPATRGCRVLEFVYATSTTATATAFGNVKDQVSEIRAWATTPGATASTATSVAKYAYDDAGRLRETWDPRVSPALKTTYAYDSAGRVTQFTPPGQLAWTFTYGKVGTDPVSGDGMLLKASRPTLKAGSAGELDGGTAQTSVVYGVPLTGTKAPQAMGTGDVAAWGQLDAPSDAAAVFPTGSVPASHSGASLAAGDYGRALVHYLNASGREVNTLDAAKNVTTTEYDQFGNAVRELSAANRALAMGTTDADKAQLADLGIAGLPVAERAELLSNRGTYNADGSREVETLGPLHRVVLDAELKDGTTTVLATGDQAIVRHRTVSEYDDGRPTDGTATISDKITKRTEGGQPRNWPALMADARVTQTVYDWIVGEPTTTIQDPGGLAITEKATYDTAGRQITRSRPASTGSDAGTLITDYYTGDGTGVCGGRPEWADEVCRTRPAAAITGGGSNPTQLVTTTAEYDRWEETSKLTETAGSTTRVTTTAYDDAGRTSTVTITGGAGTAIPAVTTTYDSASGKVAEVTSTGGGTIKKAYDKLGRLISYTDADGGVTTSQYNAEGHAVLVSDNVPSSTSYSYDAATDPRGLPTSITDSVAGTFSVRYDADGQVSSQKLPGGYTMSQTTNPAGMAMQRTYTRDSDGEVLFSETLIPTVHGQRSSYTGSLGQTSGQTYRYDKAGRLVRAEDDTVDSVCVTRSYTLDKNANRKTLATAAAEPGLACTTTGATTTSHTYDSADRLVDSGYTYDAFGRTIAAPGTTLAYYTNDLVRQQTADTQRQTWTLDSQLRFRGWTVESNSSGSWAQTQSKVNHYNSDADTPRWTVEDTATAALTRNVNGFDGQLVATTAKSGSTVLQLVNLHGDVVMQLPTTAGQAPTVLSADEFGNRTNTAGAIRYGWHGGMHRSTETLTGLTLMGVRLYNPTTGRFLSADPLPGGSCNAYDYACADPVNNDDVTGCATCRVPKHAWTGRSFTTVLRTTHWSYSSWQNVNWHWYMDVLSGDYGPVPISAWKRQYRYRKQYVFTCKVVAWYGWGRQKILATHETRYQYSYRDRTTHRIAWSGIKWTRTGAWSWTRTSWRYVSSYRIVYTKG; encoded by the coding sequence ATGCTGCTGGCCGCCGAATCCGCCCTCCTGGTCGCCAATACAGGCGACGCCGTTGCCCTTGACTTCTCTGCTCAGCGCCAAGAGGCGAAGGCCGCCGAGCCGAAGAAGCCCACCGTCGTACAGGCGGACGACATACCGTCGGCCCGCGTCGCCGCGCGGCTCTCCGGGCACCGTGTGGAGGCCCTGAGCGAGCGCACCGAGACGTCGACGACCTGGGCCGACAAGGACGGCAGTCTGACCACTGAGCTGGCGGCAGGGCCGATCCGGTTCCAGCGGGACGGCAAGTGGACCGACGTCGATGTCCAGCTGACGGAGACCTCAGGCGGCGTGGAGCCGAAGGCGCACCCGGACGGGCTGCGCCTGGCCGGCAGGACCGGAACGCCTGCCGCGTCCCTGAGGGCCGCGCGCGGGGCCAAGGCAACCGACCTGGTGACGCTCGGCGACGGCGACCAGCAGATCACCCTGCAGTGGAAAGGCGGGTTGCCGAAACCGAACCTCGACGGGACGCGCGCCGAGTACGTCGACGCCGTCCCTGGCGCGGACGTCGTCGTGGAGGCGACGCGGACCGGCTTCGAGCAGTACGTCGAGGTCAAGGAGCGCCCTGCCGAGGGCGAGTACTCCTACACGCTGCCGATGAAGGCCAAGGGCCTCAAGGCCAGGCAACTGGCCGACGGCAGCGTGCTCTTCACCGACAAGAAGGACAAGAAGCGGGCCGTCATGCCGGCACCGGTGATGTGGGACGCCACCGTGGACAAGCGCTCCGGTGAACACATCAACCGGGCCAAGGTCGGCCTGAAGGTCGTACAGAAGGGCTCGTCCGTCGATCTGGTGGTCACCCCGGACGCGAAGTTCCTCGCCGATCCGGACACCACCTACCCGGTCACGATCGACCCGTCGACGTCGTCGCTGTCCAACGTCTTCGACACATACGTGCAGCAGGGCGAGACTGTCGACTGGTCGGCCGACACCGAACTGGACCTCGGCCACCCCGGCACCACGAACGCCGACGGCACGCCGCGCACGGCGCAGTCCTTCATCTCCTGGAACACCTCGCCCATCCAGGACTCGCTGGTACTCGACGCGAAGCTGTCTCTGTGGAACTTCCACTCGGGCAACACCGACTGCAATCCCTACCCGTGGGAGGTGTGGTCCTCCGGCGCCGCATCCACCTCCAGCAGGTGGACCAACCGCCCGACGATGACGGCGAAGAAGGCCACTTCTACCGAGACCCGCGGCAACGCCGGCTGCGCCTCCCAGCCCGACGGCTGGATCAACGCCGACGTGACGGCCCTGGTCCAGGAGTGGGCCTCGGCGAAGGCCACCCGTGGCCATATGGGGATCCGGGCCACCAGCGAGTCGGTCTTCGCACAGTGGAAGCGGGTCAACTCCGCCAACGCGGCCTCCAACCCCCCGAAGCTGGTGGTGAACTACAACTACCGGCCGCGCACGGGTACGAAGCAGGAGGCGGGGCCGCCCTACTTCTCCTACAGCGGCGCCTACGTCGTCGACACCACGACCCCGACACTGCGGGACACCTTCGTGGACGCCAACGGCGACAAGGTCAACGGCACCTTCGAAGTACGGGACGCGGCGACCGACACCAAGGTCGGCGAGTACCTCGTCTCTCCGTGGGTTCCCTCCGGCCAGGCCGCCGAGGTCACGGTCGCGTCCGGCGTACTGAGCGACGGCAAGGCGTACAAATTCCGCACCTCGCCGTACGACGGGACGCACTTCAACGTCGGCTGGTCGGCGTGGAAGACGTTCACCGTCGACACCAAAGCACCCTCCGCCCCGACCACGATCACGTCGACGGACTATCCGTCGGGTCAGTGGGTCAAGGGCGCGGGACAGGCAGGCACGTTCACCGTCACACCACCCGCCGCGGACCACAACTGGCTGGAGTGGTCACTTGACGGCGTGACCTGGACCAAGGTGGCCACCGGCGGATCCACCGCCAACAAGTCCCTCTCCATCGTTCCACCGAAGGACGGCACCCAGACCCTGCAGGTGCGGTCCGTCGACAAGGCGGACAACAAGTCCGAACCGGTCGAGTACACCTTCCACGCCGGCCCTGGAGGCTTCATCCAGCCGGCCGACGGTGAGCGCACCGCGCGCCGCCTTCCCCTGGTCGCCGAGGCCGAGGCGGGCAAGTACGACGCCGTGTCCTTCTCCTGGCGCCGCTCCGAGGCCGACGCGTGGGCGAAGATCCCCGCTGGTGACGTGACGTCGGGTGGCACCGCGCTCACGGCGTGGCCGGTGTCGATGACGGGCGGCAGGAACGCCGCGCTCGTGTGGAACACCACGGACACCGTCGACCCGGACGGCTCGACCCAGATCAAAGCCGACTTCACCGGCCCCGGCGGAGCCTCCGGTGCGACGCAACCGCTGTCGGTGGTGGTGGATCGCAACGCTGACGGAGCCGCCGCCAGTGAGGTCGGGCCGGGTTCGCTGAACCTCCTCACCGGCGACTACACCCTGTCCGGCACCGACGTCTCCGTGCTCGACATGACGGTGACCCGCAGCGCGTCCTCCCGCACCCCGCAGGGCGGGGCGGCGCAGGACGGACAGGCGGCCGTCTTCGGCAAGGAGTGGGTGGCCGGCACCACCGCGCAGGCCGTCAAGTCCGATTACTCCGAGCTGCGCAAGACCTCGGAGACCTCGCTCGACGTCGTCACCGCCGACGGGGAGACTCTCGCCTTCTCCGCCAACTCGGCCAAGACCGGCTGGGTCCCGGAGCCGGGCGCCGAGAACCTCACGCTGAAGGGCATATTCACCAGCGGCGACTTCACCCTCTCGGACACCGAGGGCAATGTCACCACCTTCAGTCGGGTCAACTCCTCCGCCGCGGCCTGGACGGTCTCCCGGTCTCTGGTCGACGGCCAGGCCAACTCGACGACCGAAGTGATCTCCGAGGCGGTCACCGTCGACGGCAAGGTCCTGGCCCGTCCCAAGCGCGTGATCGCTGCCACCAGCGCGGTGACTGTCGGGGCCTGCGAGGCCGATCCGGCGACCCGCGGATGCCGCGTCCTGGAATTCGTCTACGCGACCTCGACCACCGCCACCGCCACGGCCTTCGGGAACGTGAAGGACCAGGTGTCCGAGATCCGGGCGTGGGCGACCACCCCTGGCGCTACCGCATCCACCGCGACGAGCGTGGCGAAGTACGCCTACGACGACGCCGGACGCCTGCGGGAGACATGGGACCCCAGAGTCTCCCCGGCTCTGAAGACGACGTACGCCTACGATTCAGCGGGCCGCGTCACCCAGTTCACTCCGCCGGGCCAGCTGGCCTGGACGTTCACCTATGGCAAGGTCGGCACCGATCCCGTGTCCGGTGACGGCATGCTGCTCAAGGCATCCCGTCCTACGCTCAAGGCTGGCTCTGCCGGCGAACTGGACGGCGGCACGGCCCAGACGTCGGTCGTGTATGGCGTACCGCTCACCGGCACCAAGGCCCCCCAGGCCATGGGCACCGGCGACGTGGCGGCCTGGGGGCAGCTCGACGCTCCCTCGGACGCCGCAGCGGTCTTCCCGACGGGGTCGGTCCCGGCCTCGCACAGCGGCGCTTCCCTTGCGGCGGGTGACTACGGTCGGGCTCTGGTGCACTACCTCAACGCCTCAGGACGTGAGGTCAACACCCTGGACGCGGCCAAGAACGTCACCACCACCGAGTACGACCAGTTCGGCAACGCGGTCCGGGAGCTGTCCGCCGCCAACCGAGCTCTGGCGATGGGCACCACCGACGCCGACAAGGCCCAGTTGGCCGACCTCGGTATCGCGGGTCTGCCGGTGGCGGAGCGCGCCGAGCTCCTGTCCAACCGCGGCACCTACAACGCCGACGGCTCCCGAGAAGTGGAGACCCTCGGCCCGCTGCACCGAGTCGTCCTGGACGCCGAGCTGAAGGACGGCACCACCACTGTGCTGGCCACAGGCGACCAGGCGATCGTGCGTCACCGCACCGTGAGCGAGTACGACGACGGCCGTCCGACAGACGGCACGGCCACCATCTCGGACAAGATCACCAAGCGTACCGAGGGCGGCCAGCCGCGTAACTGGCCGGCGCTCATGGCTGATGCCCGAGTGACCCAGACCGTGTACGACTGGATTGTGGGCGAGCCCACCACCACCATCCAGGATCCGGGCGGCCTGGCCATCACCGAGAAGGCCACCTACGACACCGCGGGCCGTCAGATCACGCGCAGCCGGCCCGCTTCCACCGGATCCGACGCCGGCACGCTGATCACGGACTACTACACCGGCGACGGCACCGGTGTCTGCGGTGGCAGGCCCGAGTGGGCCGACGAGGTGTGCCGTACCCGGCCCGCCGCGGCGATCACCGGAGGGGGATCCAACCCGACCCAGCTGGTGACCACGACCGCCGAGTACGACCGGTGGGAGGAGACCTCCAAACTCACGGAGACCGCGGGCAGCACCACCAGGGTGACGACCACCGCATACGACGACGCGGGCCGCACGTCGACGGTGACGATCACCGGAGGCGCCGGCACCGCCATTCCCGCGGTCACCACCACCTACGACTCGGCCAGCGGCAAGGTGGCCGAGGTGACCTCCACCGGCGGCGGAACCATCAAGAAGGCGTACGACAAGCTCGGCCGCCTCATCTCCTACACCGACGCGGACGGAGGGGTGACCACCAGCCAGTACAACGCCGAAGGCCATGCGGTCCTCGTCAGCGACAACGTGCCCTCCAGCACGAGCTACTCGTACGACGCCGCCACCGACCCTCGCGGCCTGCCCACATCGATCACGGACTCCGTCGCGGGTACCTTCAGCGTCCGCTATGACGCCGACGGACAGGTGAGCAGCCAGAAGCTGCCGGGTGGCTACACCATGAGCCAGACCACCAACCCCGCCGGCATGGCGATGCAGCGGACGTACACCCGCGACAGTGATGGCGAGGTGCTCTTCTCCGAGACCCTCATCCCCACCGTCCACGGCCAGCGTTCCTCTTATACCGGCTCGCTGGGCCAGACCTCCGGCCAGACCTACCGGTACGACAAGGCCGGCCGGCTCGTACGGGCGGAGGACGACACCGTCGACAGTGTCTGCGTCACCCGCAGCTACACCCTCGACAAGAACGCCAACCGCAAGACACTGGCCACAGCCGCCGCCGAACCCGGCCTGGCCTGCACCACCACCGGCGCGACGACCACCAGCCACACCTACGACAGCGCCGACCGACTGGTGGACTCCGGCTACACCTACGACGCCTTCGGCCGCACCATCGCGGCTCCCGGCACCACACTGGCGTACTACACCAACGACCTGGTGCGCCAGCAGACCGCGGACACCCAGCGGCAGACCTGGACCCTCGACTCCCAGCTGCGATTCCGCGGCTGGACCGTGGAATCCAACTCCTCCGGCAGCTGGGCGCAGACCCAGTCCAAGGTCAACCACTACAACTCCGACGCGGACACCCCGCGCTGGACCGTGGAGGACACCGCCACCGCAGCGCTCACCCGCAACGTCAACGGATTTGACGGGCAACTGGTGGCTACCACCGCCAAGTCCGGCTCGACCGTTCTGCAACTGGTCAACCTGCACGGTGACGTGGTGATGCAACTGCCCACCACGGCTGGACAGGCCCCCACCGTGCTCAGCGCCGACGAGTTCGGCAACCGCACGAACACCGCCGGCGCGATCCGCTACGGCTGGCACGGCGGCATGCACCGGTCCACGGAAACCCTCACCGGCCTCACACTGATGGGCGTCCGCCTGTACAACCCGACCACCGGTCGCTTCCTGTCGGCCGACCCACTGCCCGGCGGAAGCTGCAACGCCTACGACTACGCGTGCGCCGACCCCGTCAACAACGACGACGTCACCGGTTGCGCGACCTGCCGTGTACCCAAGCACGCCTGGACCGGACGCAGCTTCACCACGGTCCTGCGCACCACCCACTGGAGCTACAGCAGTTGGCAGAACGTCAACTGGCACTGGTACATGGACGTCCTGAGCGGCGACTACGGGCCGGTGCCCATCAGCGCGTGGAAGCGGCAGTACCGCTACCGCAAGCAGTACGTCTTCACATGCAAGGTCGTGGCCTGGTACGGCTGGGGCAGGCAGAAGATCCTGGCGACCCACGAAACGCGCTACCAGTACTCCTACCGCGACCGCACCACGCACCGCATCGCATGGAGCGGAATCAAGTGGACACGGACCGGAGCCTGGAGCTGGACAAGAACCTCGTGGCGCTACGTGTCCAGCTACCGCATCGTCTACACGAAGGGCTGA